CAGAAAAGGTGGAGGAAGCTCAGCGGTTATGCGTTGCTTGGGAAAGTGGTCGAGGGAATCGTGTTCATCGACGGGGTGGAGGATGTCGCTGCCTGAGGGGTCATACACAACTCTTGACCATAACTCCTTGACCGCCCGTTCCACCTCGTACCCGTAGATCCCGTCCCGGTCGCGAATCAGGAACCGCGGCGCCGTTTCGAACGGAAATGCTTGAAAGAGCTGCAACGCCGTCCACCCGGCGGTCGGGTTGTATGTGACATTGATGTGTATGATCCGCCGCCGATCCAGCGACAGCACCACGAACACGTAGAGCGTGCGGAACATGACCGTCGGCACGGTCAGGAAGTCGATGGCAACTGTCTGGTCGAGGTGGTTCTTCAGGAATGTCTTCCAGTTCTGCGTCGGTCGCCCCTTGCGAGTGATCATGTACCGCGCGACGGTCGCCTCGCTCACGTCGTAGCCGAGCATGAGCAGCTCGCCGTGGATGCGCGGCGCGCCCCAGGTCGGGTTTTCCCGCGAGATGCGGCGGATCAGCTCGATCAGCTCCCAGGGGATGCGGGGGCGTTCCGGGTCGCCGGGCCGCGACTTCCGCCGCCACCACGCCCGCCACAGCCTGCGGTGCCAGGCGATGACCGTCTCGGGCTTGACCAGGCGCAGCGGTTTGTGCCAGTCGGACCAGATCCGACTCAGCGCGACCCAGAACAGGCGGTCCAGGGCGGTGAAGGCGGGTCTGGGGGTGGTGCGCTCTAGGACCAGGATCTGCTGGCGCAGGGCGAGGTTCTCCAGGTGCAGGTCGTGGCGGGTGCGCAGCAGGGATGTCAGGAAGCCGAAGATGAGTTTGATCATGATCGGTGGAGGATCGGCGGGTTGAGCCGTGACTTGTGTGACATCTGGATGCGACGAAACTGGCGATTGGACGGGAATATTCTTGCAATTGGACGTCGTCGTACATAGTGTCTGCACATGTGAGTAAGTGTAGACAGTATGTTTGGAGGACTCATGGCCAAACGACCGGAGGATCTCTTCAGGAGTCACGGCGGGCAACTGCGTATGAGCGAAGCCCTTAGGCTCGGGCTGAGCCGCTACCGGCTCTACAAACTGCGGGACGAGGGCGTGATCGAGCGGGTGAGCCGCGGGATCTACCGCCTCGTGGACCTCCCCCCGATCGGCAATCCCGACCTGGTGACCGTCGGACTGCGGATCCCGAACGGGGTGGTGTGCCTGGTCTCGGCGCTCGCGTTCCACGGAATGACCACGCAGATCCCCCACGAGGTCTCCGTCGCCGTGCGGCGGGGGAGCCGCGCGCCCCGGCTGGATCATCCGCCGGTGCGGACTTACTTCTTCGGCGCCGAGGCTCATGCGGCGGGCGTCGAGACGCACCGGCTCGACGGGGCGCCGGTCAGGATCTACGGCCCCGAGAAGACCCTGGCCGACTGCGTCAAGTTCCGTAACCGGATCGGCATGGACGTCGTCCAGGAGGCGCTCAAGGCCTACCGGGCGCGACGCCGGCCCGACTTCGACGCCGTCATGCGCTTCGCCCGGATCTGCCGGGTCGATCGCGTGATCCGGCCCTACCTGGAGGCCCTGATGTGACGGCGCCCCGGAACGTCGCCGCCTCCGTCCGGCAGCGCCTGCTGAACCGCGCCCGCACCGATCAGCGGCCGTTCGACGAGCTGCTCCGGTATTACGCCATGGAGCGGTTCCTGTACCGCCTGTCCCGTTCGGACCATGTAGAGCGGTTTGTCCTCAAGGGCGCGCTGCTGCTGAGGGTCTGGGATTCGCCCCTGCAAAGGCCGACCATGGATATCGACCTGCTCGGACGGACGAGCAACCGGGCGGAGGAAATCGAGGATCTGATCCGAGACGTCATCGGCATCCACGTGGACGCGGACGGACTGGACTTCGACCCCGCCTCAGTCCGTGCGGACCGGATCACCGCGGATGCGGACTACGAGGGGCTGCGGGTCAGGTTCGAAGGGCGGCTCGGCACGGCCCGGATCCATATGCAAGTGGACATCGGGTTCGGCGACGTCGTTTTTCCGGAGCCGGTGGTGGCCGAGCTGCCGACCGTCCTGGGCGATCGGGCGCCGCGTCTGCTGTGCTACAGCCGGGAGAGCGTCGTCGCGGAGAAGCTCGAGGCCATGGTCCGGCACGGCGAGCTCAACAGCCGGATGAAGGACTTCTATGACATCTGGTTGCTGTCCCGGCAGTACGAGTTCGTG
The nucleotide sequence above comes from bacterium. Encoded proteins:
- a CDS encoding IS3 family transposase, which produces MIKLIFGFLTSLLRTRHDLHLENLALRQQILVLERTTPRPAFTALDRLFWVALSRIWSDWHKPLRLVKPETVIAWHRRLWRAWWRRKSRPGDPERPRIPWELIELIRRISRENPTWGAPRIHGELLMLGYDVSEATVARYMITRKGRPTQNWKTFLKNHLDQTVAIDFLTVPTVMFRTLYVFVVLSLDRRRIIHINVTYNPTAGWTALQLFQAFPFETAPRFLIRDRDGIYGYEVERAVKELWSRVVYDPSGSDILHPVDEHDSLDHFPKQRITAELPPPFL
- a CDS encoding type IV toxin-antitoxin system AbiEi family antitoxin domain-containing protein; the encoded protein is MAKRPEDLFRSHGGQLRMSEALRLGLSRYRLYKLRDEGVIERVSRGIYRLVDLPPIGNPDLVTVGLRIPNGVVCLVSALAFHGMTTQIPHEVSVAVRRGSRAPRLDHPPVRTYFFGAEAHAAGVETHRLDGAPVRIYGPEKTLADCVKFRNRIGMDVVQEALKAYRARRRPDFDAVMRFARICRVDRVIRPYLEALM
- a CDS encoding nucleotidyl transferase AbiEii/AbiGii toxin family protein; the encoded protein is MTAPRNVAASVRQRLLNRARTDQRPFDELLRYYAMERFLYRLSRSDHVERFVLKGALLLRVWDSPLQRPTMDIDLLGRTSNRAEEIEDLIRDVIGIHVDADGLDFDPASVRADRITADADYEGLRVRFEGRLGTARIHMQVDIGFGDVVFPEPVVAELPTVLGDRAPRLLCYSRESVVAEKLEAMVRHGELNSRMKDFYDIWLLSRQYEFVAGILSEAVRRTFERRDSSLSRHPAAFDPSFVEAKQVQWSAFLDRIRDEQAPKAFRDVVAELEAFLGPLLEELESEGGEGGRRWVAGKGWA